The Methanosphaera sp. BMS genome contains a region encoding:
- the cofD gene encoding 2-phospho-L-lactate transferase has protein sequence MICVLSGGTGTPKLLQGLKEVVNPEELTVIVNTLENDYFSGVYVSADIDSVMYTLTDLINEDVWYGRRDDTFHTHETLVELGFDETLRIGDKDRALKIQKTMLLKKHSLEDAVKIQCEKLGISSRVLPMSNEDSIVKIHTNEGTMSFHEFLIKHQSKPEVVDIEYNTVEASSNVISSLENADQVIIGPSNPITSINPIISMPGVRNALKKTHVTSVSPLVGEDSISGPAAKFMRAKGMEINCRAVAKIYEDFLNHYIINTNDEKYKDSIEEFIPKVSIENIILKNMNDKITLSRTIIEEV, from the coding sequence ATGATTTGTGTATTATCCGGTGGAACTGGTACTCCGAAGCTACTTCAAGGATTAAAGGAAGTGGTAAATCCAGAAGAATTGACTGTTATTGTAAATACGTTGGAAAATGATTATTTCAGCGGAGTTTATGTATCGGCCGATATTGACAGTGTGATGTATACCCTGACAGACCTGATAAATGAGGATGTATGGTATGGCAGACGTGACGATACATTCCATACACATGAAACACTTGTAGAATTGGGTTTTGATGAAACACTTAGAATTGGTGATAAAGACCGTGCATTAAAGATACAGAAGACTATGCTGCTTAAGAAACATTCACTTGAGGATGCCGTTAAAATACAATGTGAAAAACTAGGCATAAGCAGTAGGGTTCTTCCGATGAGCAACGAGGATAGCATTGTTAAAATTCATACGAATGAGGGCACAATGTCTTTTCATGAATTTCTGATAAAACACCAATCAAAGCCTGAGGTAGTGGATATTGAGTACAATACTGTAGAAGCATCAAGCAATGTGATATCAAGTTTAGAAAATGCCGATCAGGTCATTATAGGCCCATCAAATCCTATTACATCAATAAATCCAATCATATCTATGCCAGGAGTTAGAAATGCATTGAAAAAAACCCATGTTACTAGCGTATCCCCACTTGTAGGTGAGGATTCAATTAGTGGTCCGGCTGCAAAGTTTATGCGGGCAAAGGGTATGGAGATTAATTGCAGGGCAGTTGCAAAAATATATGAAGATTTCCTTAATCATTACATAATAAATACTAATGATGAAAAATATAAAGATAGTATAGAGGAATTTATACCCAAAGTTTCAATAGAGAATATAATACTTAAAAACATGAACGATAAGATAACTCTAAGTAGAACGATTATTGAAGAAGTATAA
- a CDS encoding coenzyme F420-0:L-glutamate ligase, whose amino-acid sequence MSIELIGIEDIPLIEENDNLSEIIYDSLEKNGIKLQDDDILVLAETVVSKAEGNIIKVDDVEVTEEAIEMSEVSKKDAELCQIILDNSNDVLRCQEGLIITETKHGFICANSGIDNSNCKEGYVTPLPVNPDKSAQKIKEYLDEKYGCDIAVIISDTQGRAWRVGAIGVAIGVSGIHPCSDFRGCYDLYNQELQSTIEATGDELASAASLLMGQSDNGICLVLIRGYDSRFSKCSINDSSIDEIIREKSMDAFR is encoded by the coding sequence ATGAGTATAGAGTTAATTGGAATAGAAGACATTCCCCTTATTGAAGAAAATGATAATCTGTCGGAGATAATTTATGATTCATTGGAGAAAAATGGCATCAAGCTACAGGACGATGACATATTGGTACTTGCTGAAACTGTTGTCAGCAAAGCTGAGGGAAATATCATAAAGGTGGATGATGTTGAAGTAACAGAAGAAGCCATTGAAATGTCTGAAGTTAGCAAAAAAGATGCCGAATTATGTCAGATAATATTGGATAACTCCAATGACGTCCTCAGATGCCAGGAAGGCTTGATAATAACAGAGACAAAACATGGATTCATATGTGCAAATAGCGGCATTGACAACAGTAATTGCAAAGAGGGTTATGTTACTCCGCTACCTGTTAATCCAGACAAATCAGCACAGAAAATTAAAGAATATCTTGATGAGAAATATGGCTGTGATATTGCAGTGATTATCTCGGATACCCAAGGCCGTGCATGGCGTGTCGGTGCAATCGGTGTTGCCATAGGCGTTAGCGGCATACATCCATGCAGTGACTTTAGAGGATGTTATGACTTGTACAATCAGGAGCTGCAAAGTACTATTGAAGCTACAGGTGATGAATTGGCCTCTGCCGCAAGCCTTCTTATGGGTCAAAGCGATAATGGAATTTGTCTTGTGTTAATTAGAGGATATGATTCCCGTTTTTCAAAGTGTTCAATTAATGATTCATCAATTGATGAGATAATTAGAGAAAAAAGTATGGACGCGTTCAGGTAA
- a CDS encoding IMP cyclohydrolase, which yields MYLGRIISIGSNENGTYASYRVSSRSFPNRKSVVNDNKVAIVPTEGSEGDIYKNPYISYNCVDIIDDVCVITNGSHTDIIAGKIREGMNLRDSLAYSLLTMDYEKDDYNTPRIGAVINKDGNGFIGIVTDSSLEVIKVNPNEAYYVSTYEHNSPRSVEYEASNAQEACEYIFGEGSFSEFTNPVTSCAAFIKDDDWEIGYKNPVE from the coding sequence ATGTATCTTGGAAGAATAATATCAATTGGAAGTAATGAAAATGGAACTTATGCATCATATCGTGTGTCAAGTAGATCATTTCCAAATCGTAAATCAGTAGTGAATGACAACAAGGTGGCAATTGTACCTACAGAAGGTTCAGAAGGAGACATCTATAAAAATCCATACATAAGCTACAATTGTGTTGACATAATTGATGATGTATGTGTAATTACAAATGGTTCACATACCGACATTATTGCCGGTAAAATAAGAGAAGGAATGAACCTGAGAGACAGCCTTGCATATTCATTGTTGACTATGGATTATGAAAAGGATGACTATAACACGCCACGTATTGGTGCAGTCATCAACAAGGACGGTAACGGATTTATTGGTATTGTAACCGACAGCAGCCTGGAAGTTATTAAAGTAAACCCTAATGAAGCATACTATGTTTCCACTTATGAACACAACTCACCAAGAAGCGTTGAATATGAAGCAAGCAATGCACAGGAAGCATGTGAATACATATTTGGAGAAGGATCATTTAGTGAATTTACAAATCCTGTAACAAGCTGTGCTGCATTTATTAAGGATGATGACTGGGAAATCGGTTATAAGAATCCCGTTGAATAA
- a CDS encoding biopolymer transporter ExbD, with protein sequence MTIDTKRFKNKIDQKTPNINLVPLLDVIFTIMIFLLVMISQQPSLDQNHTPEQISAKPTSQSGTSEYYLMPLNGLHKVTVNGVDKSEYIRNGAIAVHTRVMDEGQIVMDSKTGSITITSPAELDDVAVRAPSAS encoded by the coding sequence ATGACCATAGACACGAAAAGATTTAAGAATAAAATCGACCAGAAAACACCAAACATTAATCTTGTACCATTATTAGATGTGATTTTTACAATAATGATATTTCTATTAGTAATGATTAGCCAACAACCATCACTGGACCAGAATCATACACCGGAACAGATATCTGCAAAGCCTACCAGTCAATCAGGTACATCGGAGTATTATCTGATGCCGTTAAATGGACTGCATAAGGTAACGGTAAATGGTGTTGACAAGTCAGAATACATAAGAAATGGTGCTATAGCAGTACATACAAGAGTAATGGATGAAGGCCAAATAGTAATGGATTCAAAAACTGGATCGATAACAATAACATCACCTGCAGAATTAGATGATGTAGCGGTGCGAGCACCGTCCGCATCATAG
- a CDS encoding MotA/TolQ/ExbB proton channel family protein, whose amino-acid sequence MDFLGIIISTFNDLVSMFQSGGIITYILTIIGLYGLFLAIEKIIYLRRASKIDLSEIMIIVNESMAHGGSLEALRAIGNFKTPISRIISEALKIGYRSKSEVEDNMEQVFIVEMGKMMKGLSSLQTIIEIAPLLGLIGTVIGMWYTFKQLGVNSDITLMSNGIYVSIITTIFGLAVAIILLPFYTYIKSLIEVQLDNIEIAKKMSNWRYAEMKIWIESDKEEVIEALQDAPGIIKVREIDEEQANLLIDIKPNMLEKGIKTIIRERTDASNRIVESKLRQ is encoded by the coding sequence ATGGACTTTTTAGGAATAATCATTTCAACATTTAATGACTTAGTATCCATGTTTCAAAGTGGGGGAATAATCACTTATATCCTTACGATTATAGGATTATATGGATTATTCCTAGCAATTGAAAAAATAATCTATTTAAGAAGAGCTTCAAAGATTGACTTATCCGAAATAATGATAATAGTTAACGAGTCAATGGCACATGGTGGTTCATTAGAGGCACTAAGAGCTATTGGAAACTTCAAAACACCAATTTCAAGAATCATCTCAGAAGCACTTAAGATAGGTTACAGAAGCAAATCAGAAGTAGAAGACAACATGGAACAGGTATTTATCGTTGAAATGGGTAAAATGATGAAAGGACTTTCATCCCTACAAACAATAATTGAAATTGCTCCTTTACTCGGATTAATTGGTACTGTAATAGGAATGTGGTATACCTTTAAACAATTAGGCGTAAATAGTGATATTACTTTAATGTCAAATGGTATCTATGTCTCAATCATTACAACAATCTTTGGATTGGCCGTTGCAATCATATTACTACCGTTTTATACATACATCAAAAGTTTAATAGAAGTGCAGTTGGACAACATTGAAATAGCCAAGAAAATGAGCAACTGGAGATATGCCGAAATGAAAATCTGGATTGAATCAGATAAAGAAGAAGTCATTGAAGCACTACAGGACGCACCAGGTATAATTAAGGTAAGAGAAATAGATGAAGAACAGGCAAATCTATTGATAGACATTAAGCCGAACATGTTAGAAAAAGGTATAAAAACAATTATACGTGAAAGAACAGACGCATCTAACAGAATTGTTGAAAGTAAACTAAGACAATAA
- the rnhB gene encoding ribonuclease HII, which translates to MSTDEKTYALGIDEAGRGSVLGPLVIGGVLMPIDKIRFLERIGVKDSKRLSSKKRSVLSRKIKKISQTYTNIITAQEIDNLRLNGTNLNQIETNAMTDIITRSNPDKCYIDCIDVKEDRFHDNIQEKYPEIEVITRHKADDIYDIVSAASIIAKVERDKQMAILRREYGDIGSGYPSDKYTIAYLESLNKNFPPIVRQTWNTVVKMKER; encoded by the coding sequence ATGTCAACAGATGAAAAAACATACGCATTAGGTATAGATGAAGCCGGACGTGGCTCCGTATTGGGTCCACTTGTAATAGGCGGAGTACTGATGCCCATAGATAAAATCAGATTCTTAGAAAGAATAGGAGTTAAGGACTCAAAAAGACTTAGCAGTAAAAAAAGAAGCGTTCTTTCAAGAAAAATCAAAAAAATAAGTCAAACATACACCAACATAATAACCGCACAGGAAATAGATAATCTAAGACTCAATGGAACAAACCTAAACCAGATAGAGACAAATGCAATGACCGATATAATAACACGCAGCAATCCAGACAAATGTTACATAGACTGTATTGACGTAAAAGAAGACAGATTCCATGACAACATACAAGAAAAATACCCTGAAATCGAAGTGATTACCCGACATAAGGCAGATGACATATATGACATCGTATCGGCAGCGTCAATAATAGCCAAGGTTGAAAGAGACAAACAGATGGCAATACTCCGCAGAGAATATGGAGATATAGGATCAGGTTATCCCAGCGATAAATATACCATAGCTTACCTTGAAAGTCTAAATAAAAATTTCCCTCCAATTGTTAGACAGACATGGAATACTGTAGTGAAAATGAAAGAAAGATAA
- the pssA gene encoding CDP-diacylglycerol--serine O-phosphatidyltransferase — protein sequence METNILKIITLADIASLANGLCGFFSIISILQNNVILSAQLLLLAVIFDAMDGTLARLFNSGNVEHDVFGETIDSLSDMVSFGVAPAVIIYMITGQLYVLIASALIVICGILRLSRYNTISAFTDAPTTTFIGLPIPVTSFILAAFMLSSYNVMLLFVVMIVLSILMVTDIEYPKIKEIPIIVIVLILMILAAIPSLNAMLYKIPAYLLLILGLLYVVGIIAISIYDNRNINGKLQEFDDFTNILNKR from the coding sequence ATGGAAACAAACATATTAAAAATTATTACATTGGCGGATATAGCTTCATTGGCAAATGGATTATGTGGATTTTTCTCAATAATATCAATACTTCAAAACAATGTCATACTATCTGCACAACTATTGCTACTGGCAGTGATCTTTGATGCAATGGACGGAACATTAGCCCGACTATTTAATAGTGGCAATGTCGAACATGACGTCTTCGGAGAAACAATTGACTCTTTATCTGATATGGTTTCCTTTGGTGTGGCACCAGCCGTAATCATCTACATGATAACTGGTCAATTATATGTCTTAATAGCATCAGCTCTCATAGTCATCTGTGGAATATTAAGATTAAGCAGATACAATACCATAAGTGCATTTACAGATGCTCCTACAACAACATTCATAGGATTGCCAATACCTGTAACGTCTTTTATACTGGCGGCATTTATGCTATCCTCATATAATGTCATGCTGCTATTTGTCGTTATGATTGTATTGTCAATATTGATGGTAACGGATATAGAATACCCTAAAATCAAAGAAATACCTATAATAGTAATTGTATTGATATTGATGATACTGGCAGCAATTCCATCCTTAAATGCAATGCTATACAAAATTCCGGCATATCTCCTATTGATTCTTGGATTATTATATGTTGTTGGAATTATTGCAATTTCTATATATGATAACAGAAACATTAATGGTAAATTACAGGAGTTTGATGACTTTACTAACATTCTAAATAAACGATAA
- a CDS encoding DUF515 domain-containing protein, which yields MHRLLKHNKNIYQRLEFLKKDDKPKLHRNENYDYKNDDSTKEFNVGLIVIILVVLLLITFGYYLLVFQPQMQELQEHKNIKINQVNQLFNTTTSEDANKQAILAKIDSASTVSQVDDIDVYAWATPIIKNNLKEQIKSQKDKFGRVQINTENTSNIISQSDANKYLNTLDADGLSKTSISMPDTVIIPLSLNRRQAASGLLKTGDSVDIYNTNKEISTSHDHLNATGDTHEISDESNQTENKTSLENIPVNSTVDKKLVGGATVVSILRSKDSGSVDSNIELSQYPHTRNYTQSSKVDIEEVIRAKSSGTLDESKLKIILEDYGWKISNYERLANIGDLDCEYIIMLEVPRDATQDLINNMDTLLLVIPSYDAPDWVIL from the coding sequence TTGCATCGATTATTAAAACATAACAAAAACATTTATCAACGATTGGAATTCTTAAAAAAAGATGACAAACCAAAACTTCATAGAAATGAAAATTATGACTATAAAAATGATGATTCAACTAAAGAATTTAATGTAGGTTTAATTGTCATTATACTGGTAGTCTTATTGTTGATTACATTCGGATATTACCTCTTGGTATTTCAGCCACAAATGCAGGAATTACAGGAACATAAAAACATCAAAATCAATCAGGTTAATCAACTATTCAACACCACCACGTCGGAGGATGCCAATAAACAAGCAATTCTTGCAAAAATAGACTCTGCATCCACAGTCAGTCAAGTGGATGACATAGACGTATATGCATGGGCAACGCCGATAATCAAGAATAATCTTAAAGAACAAATAAAAAGCCAAAAGGATAAGTTTGGAAGGGTACAGATAAACACTGAAAATACAAGCAACATAATAAGCCAAAGTGATGCAAACAAGTACTTAAATACATTGGATGCAGATGGCTTATCAAAAACCTCAATATCCATGCCCGATACAGTGATAATACCTTTGAGCTTAAACAGGCGTCAGGCAGCCAGTGGCCTGTTGAAAACTGGAGACAGTGTGGATATATACAATACCAACAAAGAAATAAGTACCAGTCATGACCATTTAAACGCTACTGGTGATACTCACGAAATTTCCGATGAATCTAATCAGACAGAAAACAAAACATCCCTTGAAAACATTCCCGTAAATTCGACCGTGGATAAAAAATTAGTGGGTGGGGCAACTGTTGTATCAATTCTTAGATCAAAGGATTCGGGAAGTGTAGACAGCAATATAGAATTAAGTCAATATCCACATACTCGAAATTATACACAATCCAGTAAGGTGGATATAGAAGAGGTAATCCGAGCTAAAAGCTCCGGAACTCTGGATGAATCAAAACTAAAAATCATACTTGAGGATTACGGCTGGAAAATATCCAATTATGAAAGACTGGCTAATATAGGTGATCTTGACTGTGAATATATTATCATGCTTGAAGTGCCACGTGATGCCACTCAGGATTTGATAAATAACATGGACACGTTACTTCTTGTAATACCAAGCTATGACGCACCGGATTGGGTGATACTGTGA
- a CDS encoding dihydroneopterin aldolase family protein yields the protein MDKYFENLTDRERAIFEGGISMGSLYHQFVGTPVNLDTCTSLEDAIRESIMLQPAVIDVVVKLDKGLIKQATSLSTYTSLAGNMLNIEITTKIHEELVTTCISYNEELDYPLMYIKD from the coding sequence ATGGATAAATATTTTGAAAATTTAACTGATAGAGAACGAGCAATATTTGAAGGTGGTATAAGTATGGGTTCACTATATCATCAATTTGTCGGAACCCCTGTAAATCTTGATACCTGCACTTCATTGGAAGATGCCATAAGAGAAAGTATTATGCTGCAACCTGCAGTAATTGATGTGGTAGTTAAATTAGATAAAGGATTGATTAAACAAGCAACTTCTTTGTCAACATATACTTCTCTTGCAGGTAACATGCTGAATATTGAGATTACTACCAAAATTCATGAAGAATTGGTTACTACATGTATATCATATAATGAAGAATTGGATTATCCATTGATGTATATAAAGGACTGA
- a CDS encoding ferredoxin family protein, producing MIYLNEDLCKGCYLCMEVCPRKVYTPSENLNHKGIRVPVFDLEKCVKCQLCTLMCPDQAILIEDDD from the coding sequence ATGATATACTTAAACGAAGACTTGTGTAAAGGATGCTATTTATGTATGGAAGTATGTCCACGTAAAGTATACACACCTTCTGAAAATTTAAATCATAAAGGAATACGTGTACCTGTATTTGACCTGGAAAAATGTGTTAAATGCCAGTTATGTACATTAATGTGTCCTGATCAAGCAATTTTAATAGAGGATGATGATTAA
- a CDS encoding 2-oxoacid:acceptor oxidoreductase subunit alpha has translation MADKEVFVQGNEACALGAIAAGCRFFAGYPITPSTEIAEIMSKKLPTVGGRFIQMEDEISAVGAIIGASWGGQKVVTATSGPGFSLMQENIGYAAITETPIVIINMQRGSPSTGQPTRSAQADMMQTRWGSHGDYETISLAPSSVQECFDYTVEAFNLAEKYRCPVFVMADEIVGHMREKITIPEKIEITPRQMPEKTDNYLPYDAPADGTTPMPAFASGFNIHVTGLTHDERGYPSTDDPEVHSKLVTRLCNKILKNRSDIAQIDTKFIDDADTIVLSYGIPSRSALTAVKKARENGLKVGYIKLGVVWPFAEELLLEYTKNAKRIIVPELNLGQVYLEVDRVLGKHAKVELVSKIGGALITPDEILDKIMEE, from the coding sequence ATGGCCGATAAAGAAGTATTTGTACAAGGAAATGAAGCCTGTGCATTAGGTGCAATAGCTGCAGGTTGTAGATTCTTTGCAGGTTACCCAATTACTCCATCAACCGAAATTGCAGAAATAATGAGTAAAAAGCTACCAACCGTTGGTGGCAGATTCATACAGATGGAAGATGAAATCTCCGCAGTAGGAGCCATAATAGGTGCCAGTTGGGGTGGACAGAAAGTTGTTACAGCTACCAGTGGTCCAGGATTTTCCTTAATGCAAGAAAACATAGGTTATGCAGCAATAACTGAAACACCAATAGTAATAATAAACATGCAAAGAGGTTCTCCATCAACAGGTCAACCTACACGTTCAGCTCAGGCAGATATGATGCAGACAAGATGGGGATCACACGGTGACTACGAGACAATATCACTTGCTCCATCATCAGTACAGGAGTGCTTTGACTACACAGTAGAAGCATTCAACCTCGCAGAAAAATATCGATGTCCAGTATTTGTAATGGCAGATGAAATCGTAGGGCACATGAGAGAAAAAATCACAATACCAGAAAAGATTGAAATCACGCCAAGACAAATGCCAGAAAAAACAGACAACTACCTACCATATGATGCACCGGCAGACGGCACAACACCAATGCCCGCATTTGCATCAGGATTCAACATACACGTAACAGGATTAACTCATGATGAAAGAGGTTATCCAAGTACGGATGATCCAGAAGTACATTCAAAGCTAGTCACAAGATTATGCAATAAAATACTAAAAAACAGAAGCGACATAGCTCAGATTGATACAAAATTCATCGATGATGCCGATACAATCGTGTTAAGTTACGGTATACCCTCCCGGTCTGCACTAACAGCAGTTAAAAAGGCAAGAGAGAACGGATTAAAAGTAGGCTACATTAAACTAGGAGTAGTATGGCCATTTGCAGAAGAATTACTCCTCGAGTATACAAAAAATGCAAAAAGAATAATAGTCCCAGAATTAAACCTAGGACAAGTATACCTAGAAGTAGACCGCGTACTTGGTAAACATGCTAAAGTGGAACTAGTATCTAAAATAGGTGGAGCACTCATAACACCAGATGAAATTTTAGATAAAATAATGGAGGAATAA
- a CDS encoding 2-oxoacid:ferredoxin oxidoreductase subunit beta, with the protein MKLIENEHPHKFIKYLRPERLPHLFCPGCGNGIIFNTLFNAIEMSDIDFENISMVSGIGCSSRIPGYVKCDSLHTTHGRAIAFATGLKMANSNQDVIVVTGDGDATSIGGNHLIHAARRNIDLTVICVNNDIYGMTGGQISPTSPKGSYATTAPYGSTDKPFNIAEVVKAAGASYVAKYTVAQPIQVSNAIKDGLANKGFSFIEVIAQCPTYYGRKNKLKTPISMIDWFKENTITLKQAEDMTDEELEGKIITGVYVNKPRAEFIESIDAIAAQNSEITPEDNINKAYMGD; encoded by the coding sequence ATAAAATTGATAGAAAATGAACATCCTCATAAATTTATTAAATATCTACGTCCTGAAAGACTACCTCATCTATTCTGTCCAGGTTGTGGAAACGGGATAATATTCAACACATTATTCAACGCAATAGAAATGTCCGATATAGACTTTGAAAATATCAGTATGGTATCAGGTATAGGCTGTTCCTCAAGAATCCCTGGATATGTAAAATGTGACTCACTACACACAACACACGGACGTGCCATAGCATTTGCCACAGGACTAAAAATGGCAAATTCAAACCAGGACGTAATAGTAGTAACCGGTGACGGAGACGCTACATCAATCGGTGGAAACCACCTTATACACGCAGCACGTAGAAACATTGACCTAACAGTAATATGCGTAAACAATGACATATACGGTATGACCGGAGGACAAATAAGTCCAACCAGCCCAAAGGGAAGTTATGCTACAACAGCACCATACGGATCAACCGACAAGCCATTCAACATAGCAGAAGTAGTTAAGGCCGCCGGAGCATCCTACGTGGCAAAATATACCGTAGCTCAGCCAATACAGGTATCCAATGCAATCAAAGATGGACTGGCCAACAAAGGCTTTTCATTCATAGAAGTAATAGCCCAATGCCCAACATACTACGGACGTAAAAATAAGCTTAAAACACCAATATCAATGATAGACTGGTTTAAAGAAAACACAATTACCTTAAAACAGGCAGAAGACATGACCGATGAAGAATTAGAAGGTAAAATAATTACAGGCGTATACGTTAATAAGCCAAGAGCAGAATTTATCGAATCAATAGATGCAATCGCAGCACAAAACTCTGAAATTACACCAGAGGACAACATCAACAAAGCATACATGGGTGATTAA
- a CDS encoding 2-oxoacid:ferredoxin oxidoreductase subunit gamma — protein MRTEIRIGGFGGQGILMCGIIIAKAASLYDHKFAVQTQSYGPEARGGASRTEVVLSDEEIDYPKVDAPEVFVAMSHEAFLKYVEDVKDGAILITDPDLVDEDEIIDIINKKNFKYYTSDATKQAQDTLGLKIVANIVMLGSFVKATGLISEESARKAILESVPPGTEEKNINAFELGMEVVKKAN, from the coding sequence ATGAGAACAGAAATAAGAATCGGTGGATTTGGTGGTCAAGGAATATTAATGTGTGGTATAATCATAGCAAAGGCAGCATCACTATACGACCATAAATTCGCAGTACAAACCCAATCATACGGTCCAGAAGCAAGAGGAGGAGCATCACGTACAGAAGTCGTATTGAGTGATGAAGAAATAGACTATCCAAAGGTTGATGCACCTGAAGTATTCGTAGCTATGAGTCACGAAGCATTCCTAAAGTATGTGGAAGATGTAAAGGACGGTGCAATACTAATAACAGATCCAGACTTGGTAGATGAAGATGAAATAATAGACATCATCAACAAAAAGAATTTCAAATACTACACCTCCGATGCAACCAAACAAGCACAAGATACGCTTGGACTAAAAATAGTTGCAAACATCGTAATGCTAGGTTCATTTGTAAAGGCAACCGGATTAATCTCTGAGGAATCAGCAAGAAAAGCAATCCTTGAAAGTGTACCACCGGGTACAGAAGAAAAAAATATAAACGCATTCGAGCTAGGAATGGAAGTAGTAAAAAAAGCAAACTAA
- the sucC gene encoding ADP-forming succinate--CoA ligase subunit beta, protein MNIHEYVAKNIFRLCNIKVPESYLANTPEEAYERAQMIGKPVAVKSQVLTGGRGKAGGILFADTPEEAKEKTKELFKKTIKGEKVTKVLIEEKVEGTISEYYLTIILDRDAKKPLIMASTAGGMDIEQVAKETPEKIVKRYVEPLEEFMPYQARNIALEMGVDTSEISAIGNLIWKLYQAFQEYDATVAEINPLIKTEKGFIAADAKMAIDDDAFFRHTKLKEMDEFKDNEFAYVKLDGNIAVIGNGAGLTLTGMDLIEYYGAKPATFLDVGGGASEESITHAIELVLKNPNVQVIFLNVLGGITRADDVARAVVNIANEYGNKVPIVTRLTGTNEKEGQQILKDNGISFETSMEKAAQKAVSLLNS, encoded by the coding sequence ATGAATATACATGAATATGTTGCAAAAAATATCTTCAGACTATGCAATATAAAAGTACCTGAAAGTTACCTTGCAAACACTCCCGAAGAAGCATATGAAAGAGCACAAATGATAGGAAAACCTGTAGCGGTAAAATCCCAGGTACTAACCGGTGGACGTGGAAAAGCCGGAGGAATATTATTTGCAGATACACCTGAAGAAGCTAAAGAAAAAACCAAAGAACTATTCAAAAAAACAATCAAAGGAGAAAAAGTAACCAAAGTACTGATAGAAGAAAAAGTAGAAGGTACCATAAGTGAATACTACCTGACCATCATTCTAGACCGTGACGCCAAAAAACCACTAATCATGGCAAGTACAGCCGGTGGAATGGACATCGAGCAGGTAGCAAAAGAAACTCCTGAAAAAATAGTCAAAAGATATGTGGAACCACTAGAAGAATTCATGCCATACCAGGCAAGAAACATAGCACTCGAAATGGGTGTAGACACAAGTGAAATATCCGCTATCGGAAACTTAATCTGGAAATTATACCAGGCATTCCAAGAATATGACGCTACAGTAGCAGAAATAAATCCACTAATCAAAACAGAAAAAGGATTCATCGCCGCAGATGCAAAAATGGCAATAGACGACGATGCATTCTTCAGACACACAAAACTCAAAGAAATGGATGAATTCAAAGATAATGAATTTGCATACGTAAAACTTGACGGAAACATAGCCGTAATAGGAAACGGGGCAGGATTAACACTAACCGGTATGGACTTAATAGAATACTACGGAGCAAAACCAGCCACCTTCCTTGATGTAGGTGGAGGAGCATCCGAAGAAAGTATTACACACGCAATTGAACTAGTGCTTAAAAATCCAAATGTTCAAGTCATCTTCCTAAACGTACTTGGTGGAATAACACGTGCAGATGACGTGGCAAGAGCAGTGGTAAACATCGCAAACGAATACGGTAACAAAGTGCCAATAGTAACCAGACTAACAGGAACAAACGAAAAAGAAGGTCAGCAAATACTCAAGGACAACGGCATTTCCTTCGAAACATCCATGGAAAAAGCAGCACAAAAAGCAGTATCACTGTTAAATTCATAG